In Scatophagus argus isolate fScaArg1 chromosome 18, fScaArg1.pri, whole genome shotgun sequence, the DNA window GGTAAGGTTCCTCTTCGTTCTGCTGGGACCCGCCACCACGAGCATGGACTACCACCAGATAGGACGCTCTATCTCCACACTCATGTCTGACAAGGTGAGCGAGGCGTAGACATCAGGGGATTGCAATAACAGCTACTGATCCAATGTTAAGGCCTGCAAAACAAGAGGCAAACTACAGAGAACCATACTGTAGATGGACCTTATTTTATTagttaaaattttaaaatcttaCTCGCCATCCAGCAATTCCACGAGGCAGCCTACCTGGCGGACGACAGGCAGGACCTGCTGAACGCCATCAACAGCTTTTTGGACTGCAGCATCGTGCTGCCGCCTTCAGAGATGGGAGGGGATGAGCTGCTGCGCTCTGTCGCTCGCTTTCAGAGGGAGATGCTGCGTAagagggaggagcaggaggtcaAGCTGTTGGCCAAGGAGCCTAAAAGCCTTAAAGAGAAAGGTGAGGATCTCCACATACACATATCTGTGAATCAAAAGAAATTTCACGATGTGACTTCCCGTCAATGTAATTAACAACCTGCTCTTTCAGAGGCCCTCCTCACACCCATGAAAAAGTCAGACGACCCGTTGGAGCGCACCAGACGCCCTTTTGGTGGGATGATACAAGACGTGCGACGCCGTTACCCAAAGTACCTCAGCGACTTCAAGGACGCCCTGAACAGTCAGTGCATGGCTGCCATTATCTTTATCTACTTTGCTGCCCTGTCTCCAGCCATAACATTCGGAGGCCTACTGGGTGAGTTGCACATGGGAAAGTGAGAGTCAAGTTACTGTGGATTCAAAGCTTATCGTCTCACATTTCAAATCCTTTTCGTGTTTCTGTATTGATGGTTCGCTCAACGATCTATagatgtcaagtcaagtcaagtcaactttatttgtatagcccatttttacaagcagtttgtctcaaagggcttaacataacatcagcaacatcctctgcccttcgaccctcacatcgactaaggaaaaactcccagaaaaacctttaacaggaaaaaatggaagaaacctcagggtgagcaacagaggagggatccctcacccaggacgggcagacgtgcaatggatgttgtacacAGATGAGCCTTGAAACTTTGCCTGTGTTCATTATGGTGTTAatttgttgtgtctgtttgttgctAGGTGAGAAGACGGACGGTCTGATTGGTGTTTCTGAGCTGATTGTGTCGACAGCAGTGCAAGGTGTGATCTTCTGCTTGCTCGGAGCACAGCCGCTACTCGTTGTGGGCTTCTCTGGCCCCCTGCTGGTCTTTGAAGAAGCTTTTTATAGTGTAAGTTGATAAAGAATAAATTAGTTCACTAAgaataacaacataacaaaagCTTGTGGTTTTAAGCTTCTAATTTGTATGGCTGTAGTTTTAAAGCCTGTGAAAACTTTTTGGTATTTCTCTCTAACTGTAAATAATtctaactgaaaaaaacaaatcaaaattatGTGAAAGAGGTAGTTAAACATTTGGgcaagaatgttttttttgctttctcgTTGAGTCATAAGATGCCATTTACATGTCATGTGGTTAGCATATGCAATTATAGAGAATCAATTCctcaattcagtttattattgctgttgtcaAAACTTTCCAGTGGATGACAAGAGTTTCTTTGCTTCGTGTCCTCGCAGTTCTGCAAAGCAAACGATATGGAGTACTTGACGGGCCGCGTCTGGATCGGGTTTTGGCTTATCATCATCGTAATAGTCACAGTTGCCTTCGAGGGAAGCTTCCTGGTCCGCTTCGTCTCCCGCTTCACCCAGGAGATCTTCTCCTTCCTCATTTCCCTCATCTTCATCTGCGAGACCTTCATCAAGCTCATCAAGGTACGCCAGAGACTTGACAACTCCTGATTACATGAAGTTTTTGTTGACACGCTGCTGGTCCACGACACTAAAGTGAATAGACAGTTTTGGATGGTATTCAAACTTCAGGGTCGAAATGAGTATGTCTTCCTAACAACTGCACCTGAAATCATTCTGAGATTGATTGACCTTGAAACATAAATGGATTAAGAGTTTAACTATTATCCAGGCTTATGACTCTGGAAGGTTTgctatttttaagttttatggCACAGACTTGAAAGGCGTTTGGCTACAGGAAAATCTCATTTTCCAGAAAGTGTGGTTTGTGATACCTCAAagaatgataaataataatccCTTGAAGGAAGGTACTAGTGtgcacgtgtatgtgtgtgtgcgcacatatttgtgtgtgtattctgttgTGAAATAATCGGCATTAATATGAACCCTCTGTGTCGTCGGGCAGATTTTCAAGGAGCACCCGCTGAAGCGCTGTTCCCTCGATAACAGCACAGAAGGGGGCGCCTCAGCAGAGAACATCACACTGATGCTGAGCAACAACACCCAGCCGGTGACGGTGTCGGTCCGAGGCGAGCCCAACACTGCGCTGCTCTCTCTGGTTCTCATGGCGGGAACATTTTTCATCGCTTTTTACCTGCGCAAGTTCAAGAACAGCGCGTTCTTCCCTGGCAGGGTGAGGAGCTCATTTCACTTTAACGCATAAATCCTGCAACATTAACAATTAGTGAGCTTGAGAAGtactgcacatttttgttttttaccatCAAACAGGACCAAACCAGAGCATGcgatgctaagctaaccagctgcagGCTATCGCTTCATATTTAGcacagagataaaaacaaaatgtctacaCTGGCTTCAGACTTAGATTATTGAAATTAGAAACATTAGTTGACAAAACCATATTTAACCATATTgcatgattttctttgttctctgtgttttaaaaaataactttttaaaaaatgtttaaaagtttgTGATTATCCTCGGATATAATTTATGAAACTGCCAGTTCTCAACATTGTGTGACGTTCAGTTTCGCAGGATTATTGGAGATTTTGGTGTACCAATTGCCATCCTCATCATGGTCCTGGTGGATTACAGCATAAACGACACGTACACACAGGTAAGACTGAAACGCTGTCACTCATTCTTATGTAAGTGTTGACATTCGGCTTCATGTTTGCATTAATGCAGACTGACAACACAGACGTTCGCTTTCACTGTCACTCTCACTtctgtcctcgtcctcctcttctaTCCAGAAACTGAGCGTTCCTCGAGGTTTCTCTGTGACGAGTCCCAGTAAGCGTGGCTGGATCATCAGTCCTCTGGGCTCCGACGGTGGATTCCCCATCTGGATGATGTTTGCCTGCTGTTTGCCTGCTCTGCTGgttttcatcctcatcttcatggAGACTCAGATCACCACGTGAGTCACAGCTCGAGTATCAACATAACTATTCCACATTATGACAGAGCTGTGTATCATAATGATATTTTAGGAgtaagtttgttttcttctgtcgACTAGAAAGGGTGATAAAACGTTTAAAGGTTTTTCAGACAGTTTGATAACAGTAATAAACTTTTCTTCATAGCACCTTACATATTTTAAAAGGCAGCTTACAGGATTTTATTGCATTCATTAGAAAGATTTGTTTTTGAGGACTTttcattatgtttatgttgttcACGTGTCTTCCCGCTCCACACAGCCTGATAGTGAGTAAGAAGGAGCGGATGCTGGTGAAGGGATCTGGTTTCCATCTGGACCTGCTGCTCATCGTGGTGCTGGGCGGCAGCTCAGCTCTATTCGGCCTGCCGTGGATGGCTGCCGCAACCGTTCGCTCTGTAACCCACGTCAACGCCCTGACTGTCATGAGTAAGGCGGTTGCCCCCGGAGACAAGCCTCGCATCCAGGAGGTGAAGGAGCAGAGGGTCACCGGGCTCCTGGTGGCCATCTTGGTTGGTTAGTatcacacactgctgctctctgtggaaaccaaatgcaaaaaatgcagTGTTTAAAGTTGAATATTTTTTGCCTTGTAAAATGGAATCTTAGCATTTAATGTCccatttcttcctctcctcaggtTTGTCCATCGTGATAGGCGACCTGCTGCGGCAGATCCCGCTGGCGGTGCTGTTTGGGATCTTCCTCTACATGGGTGTGATGTCCCTTAATGGCATCCAGCTAACAGAGCGGATGATGCTGCTACTCATGCCACCAAAGTATCACCCTGACCACACTTATGTACGCAAGGTGAGTGGAGCGTTTATTTGGGAAGTGTTGGTTCGGTCTCCTCGTCATAGGTCAAATTATGAAATGTGAGAAGGTCACCAGTTGCTGTTTCCTGCAACTAACAACAATTTACATGATTTTGCTacagaatgtttttaaatgcattaaCAGCTTAAAAGCTCTAAGATATTCCCAGTGAAGGTTTGGCACTTTAAGCAGTCTTGACTACATATATTGTCAACCTTAGGATTACAGGATTTGATTTGTCAGCAGTAATGCTTTTATCCTTGTAACAACATTCACCTTCATCTTCGGTTTTTATCTGGTCTCACACTACTGCTGAATGATCTGCGTTTCCTTCCAGGTCCGCACGCTCCGTATGCATCTGTTCACCTGCATCCAGCTGGTGTGTTTGGCGGTCCTGTGGGCTGTAATGTCGACCCAGGCGTCGCTGGCTTTCCCCTTCGTCCTCATCCTCACAGTCCCTGTCAAGATGTTCCTGCTGCGCCGCATCTTCACAGCCAGAGAGATGGCATGCGTAAGTTAGCCACGGGGGGGCGCTCTATGCTGCTTTATGCGCCCACAATTTGGACGACAGAAGATCATTTTCAAAGGCAGTGTTCAATTAAATTCTGAATTACATGCAGACTTGAAGAAAATCATTTAATAAAGCTGCACAGGATCTGTAACTGCATGACTGCACTGATGATAATTTTACTTTAGTTGTGTAATAGCAACACAGAAGGAGAAACATATTCTGTACTTGTGAACTTGTGTACTTGTGTTTACACTGAAGTTTTGGAAAGTATAGCACCAAACATTCAATTTATGTTACGTTTATGttgtgcttatttatttattttttcatatgtaATAATCCCTTTTTCTGTTCAAACTGTGATGCCTGATTGTTGGTTTGGAAGATGAAGATACAAAGAAGacgtttgttgttgttgtaacaaaatgttttaagttcagATTGTTAATCCTGAtgtctcctcccctcctccagctGGATGCGGACGACGCAGAGCCAAAGTTTGACGAGCGCGAGTGTCAGGATGAGTACTCGGAGATGCACATGCCCGTGTAACCCGGAACAAGTTGTCCTGTTACCGCCCAACCACCTCTCACCGGACACCTCCAGCGACCAATAAGCCCTTCAGACCTGAAACACTCACGGCTTGATGCCACATCTCTGCCTGCTCGCTGAGACATGAACGTACAGCACGTTGGAGGTCTGGTTGGTTGTTACTGTGGTCAAACTTTAGCTATAAAAGTTGCTTTTTATCACATTGCTGAGTGAAATCCAACTGAGGGGATCAAACAGATAGCAGGTGTTCACTCTGTTCactactttttttaaaaaaatatatttttcaggGGACAAGAGATTCCAAAT includes these proteins:
- the slc4a2b gene encoding anion exchange protein 2b isoform X2 yields the protein MSNPGAPKQITDAVALVIHSPEAPAASSVHGPTHPEEEDDGDLNKALGVQRFQQILSPAAAVPDEQHHNYHEEDIEYHRHSSHHIHRPLSKLPPEGRRKKSSKKRRKDKDHKSIHVLSSGPIEEGEDEEEEEEEEGTETTSAPAELEKVRDVEFFVSDEDHVARQDKESPHSGRRLDIVPHSGVGGDTEDASSTDKPASLDTSSPTAQSAPPEHAPLTRVSSASRGYDLQERRRTGNMTGAEQAKYQRIPTDESEAQTLASADLDGIKSHRFEDVPGVRRHLVRKSTKGQVVHIGKDHKEPTTRSRKHDRTPHESLPVILYRSASRPDGVLLDVDSIQMAEPYKKVFVELNELTMDKNQEMQWKETARWIKFEEDVEEETDRWGKPHVASLSFRSLLELRKTISHGAVLLDLDQKTLPGIAHQVVEQMIISDQIKAEDRANVLRALLLKHSHPSDEKEHSSPFPRNISAASLGSLITHHHSANHTHQPEPSVTDPLMGTTHTTGNTDTRIDMEKNEMQQKEPTLLSGMHRSKSKHELKLLEKIPENAEATVVLVGSVDFLEQPTMAFVRLQEAVELESVLEVPVPVRFLFVLLGPATTSMDYHQIGRSISTLMSDKQFHEAAYLADDRQDLLNAINSFLDCSIVLPPSEMGGDELLRSVARFQREMLRKREEQEVKLLAKEPKSLKEKEALLTPMKKSDDPLERTRRPFGGMIQDVRRRYPKYLSDFKDALNSQCMAAIIFIYFAALSPAITFGGLLGEKTDGLIGVSELIVSTAVQGVIFCLLGAQPLLVVGFSGPLLVFEEAFYSFCKANDMEYLTGRVWIGFWLIIIVIVTVAFEGSFLVRFVSRFTQEIFSFLISLIFICETFIKLIKIFKEHPLKRCSLDNSTEGGASAENITLMLSNNTQPVTVSVRGEPNTALLSLVLMAGTFFIAFYLRKFKNSAFFPGRFRRIIGDFGVPIAILIMVLVDYSINDTYTQKLSVPRGFSVTSPSKRGWIISPLGSDGGFPIWMMFACCLPALLVFILIFMETQITTLIVSKKERMLVKGSGFHLDLLLIVVLGGSSALFGLPWMAAATVRSVTHVNALTVMSKAVAPGDKPRIQEVKEQRVTGLLVAILVGLSIVIGDLLRQIPLAVLFGIFLYMGVMSLNGIQLTERMMLLLMPPKYHPDHTYVRKVRTLRMHLFTCIQLVCLAVLWAVMSTQASLAFPFVLILTVPVKMFLLRRIFTAREMACLDADDAEPKFDERECQDEYSEMHMPV
- the slc4a2b gene encoding anion exchange protein 2b isoform X1; this translates as MSNPGAPKQITDAVALVIHSPEAPAASSVHGPTHPEEEDDGDLNKALGVQRFQQILSPAAAVPDEQHHNYHEEDIEYHRHSSHHIHRPLSKLPPEGRRKKSSKKRRKDKDHKSIHVLSSGPIEEGEDEEEEEEEEGTETTSAPAELEKVRDVEFFVSDEDHVARQDKESPHSGRRLDIVPHSGVGGDTEDASSTDKPASLDTSSPTAQSAPPEHAPLTRVSSASRGYDLQERRRTGNMTGAEQAKYQRIPTDESEAQTLASADLDGIKSHRFEDVPGVRRHLVRKSTKGQVVHIGKDHKEPTTRSRKHDRTPHEVFVELNELTMDKNQEMQWKETARWIKFEEDVEEETDRWGKPHVASLSFRSLLELRKTISHGAVLLDLDQKTLPGIAHQVVEQMIISDQIKAEDRANVLRALLLKHSHPSDEKEHSSPFPRNISAASLGSLITHHHSANHTHQPEPSVTDPLMGTTHTTGNTDTRIDMEKNEMQQKEPTLLSGMHRSKSKHELKLLEKIPENAEATVVLVGSVDFLEQPTMAFVRLQEAVELESVLEVPVPVRFLFVLLGPATTSMDYHQIGRSISTLMSDKQFHEAAYLADDRQDLLNAINSFLDCSIVLPPSEMGGDELLRSVARFQREMLRKREEQEVKLLAKEPKSLKEKEALLTPMKKSDDPLERTRRPFGGMIQDVRRRYPKYLSDFKDALNSQCMAAIIFIYFAALSPAITFGGLLGEKTDGLIGVSELIVSTAVQGVIFCLLGAQPLLVVGFSGPLLVFEEAFYSFCKANDMEYLTGRVWIGFWLIIIVIVTVAFEGSFLVRFVSRFTQEIFSFLISLIFICETFIKLIKIFKEHPLKRCSLDNSTEGGASAENITLMLSNNTQPVTVSVRGEPNTALLSLVLMAGTFFIAFYLRKFKNSAFFPGRFRRIIGDFGVPIAILIMVLVDYSINDTYTQKLSVPRGFSVTSPSKRGWIISPLGSDGGFPIWMMFACCLPALLVFILIFMETQITTLIVSKKERMLVKGSGFHLDLLLIVVLGGSSALFGLPWMAAATVRSVTHVNALTVMSKAVAPGDKPRIQEVKEQRVTGLLVAILVGLSIVIGDLLRQIPLAVLFGIFLYMGVMSLNGIQLTERMMLLLMPPKYHPDHTYVRKVRTLRMHLFTCIQLVCLAVLWAVMSTQASLAFPFVLILTVPVKMFLLRRIFTAREMACLDADDAEPKFDERECQDEYSEMHMPV